In Verrucomicrobiia bacterium, the sequence AGCGTTGCCGTAGAATTCTTTCGGGAAGTTATCGCCACGATAGATGACGGGGCCACAGGCGGCGGTGAACTTGGCGAGCTTGCCGTCCTTGAGCATCGCGGGCTGGTAGCCGCGATTGATGCCGGGATTCACGCGGGCGGGATAGGTCTTCTGATCCTTCACGGGATCGACGTTCAAACCGACGGCTTCGCGGTAGAAGGGATTGCGGGCGAGGTATTGTGAAGGGACCAAGTCCATGCGGAGCTGATCGCTGTTCGAATTATAAACGAGGCGGCCGAAGTCGTCTTGCGAGATGCCCCATTGGCCGCGGAAGCTGGTGGCTTCGCGCTTGAACTCGCCTTCCACGAAACGGAAACGGACGGTGTGATCGGCGCTGTAGATCCAGTTATCGAGCGCCCACATGAGGCCGTTGGAAGCGTGTTCGGGGTTCGCTTTGGCACCGAGAGTGGCGTAGTCGGATTGCTTGGCGTAATCGTTGGCGACGAGGGTTTTCTCATCGGCTTTGCCATCGCCATTGGTATCTTTCCAGAAATAGAGATTGGGCGGTTCGGAGACGAGGGCGCCATCGGCAACGAGACAAATAGCGCGGGGCATGACGAGGCCGCTGAGGAATTCGGTGCGTTTGTCCATTTTACCATCGCCATCGGTGTCTTCGAGGATGGCGATGCTGCCGACTTTTTCAGTCTCACCAGCGCCCGAGATGGTCGGCATGTAGCCACGCATCTCTACGACCCAGATGCGGCCTTGGGCATCGAAGGACATGGCGACGGGATCGTGGACGAGCGGTTCGGCGGCGACGATCTCGATGCGGAAGCCGGGATCGAGCTTAAAGGATTTCAAGGCCTGCTCGGGGGTGAGGACGGGAGCGGGCGGAATGAGTTCCTTGGGCACGAGAAGTTTTTGGACTTCACCTGCTTTGTCCCCTTGCTGAGCGATGGCGGTGTTGGCGGCAAGCAAAGTGGCAGCGGTGAGAACGCCAAGGAGGGCGGCCCATTTCGGCAAGTTTTTTACGATGTGCATGAGCGACGTATTCGTATATTGGACGGTGCCAATGGTGGCAAAGTCACAGGAACGATGAAAATACGTAAGCGTACTGATTCAAGAGGCGCAAGCAGGGAGTTTCGGGAGCTGTCGCATAGGGTATCGATTATGGAGGGAATATAAAATTGGGTGTGTATGTCGGAGAGAGAAGTGCTGTGACTGGTTCTGCTTGGGCAGAACACAGGCGCGGTCCAAAGAGGTGGATTTCAGATTTGAGATTTCAAAGGTGAGGAGTTGAGGGCAGTGCGTTTGGAAAAATGGTAGAATACCTCGGCACTTGTATATAAGTGACGAGGTTTGGATTTAGGGACATGAGGGACGGAATGGACGTGATGGTTGATGTGTTTGAGATTGCGGGGAGAATAAGCTATGGAAAATCGCCGATAGCCGTGGAGAGAAAAATGAGGGGTTTAGCGAAAAAGGAGTTCCTGAAATTCAAGTTACGTAGATTTTGGGTTTTGGAAGTTGGACGGGGTGAGGGACTTGGGGGAAATCGTATCGTAGGAGTGAAAATTCTTTGACGGAATTGGGCCTTGGGCGGATTATTTGTAGTGCATGGCCAAGGAGGCAGCAAAGTCAGTTTCGGTAGCAGCGGACACTCGTCCGGAGAAATTCCATTTTGAAAAAGAGAGTGAGGGGTTGGCGTGTCGGTTTGGGGGGAGGGGGTTTGTGCCGAGGGTTCTTGGGAGACGCGGAAGTGTTGGTGACCGTTATAAATTCTCACTCCTCACCCCGGCCATCTCCTCGTTGAGAGGAGAGGGAAATGGGATGCGTAGAACGTGTTCGAGGTGCCGTATTATTTGCGGCTCTGCGGTGAGGGCAGATGCAAGGGCAAAGCGGCAGCTTTGCCCCACCGGGGAAAGGGATTGGTCAGCGGCTGCCGCCGATTCGCCTACGCTATCGCATAGGCGCGACATGGCGGGCTGGTTTTCGCAACTATTTATTGAAGCGCGAATCGATTTTGGATTTTACGTCGTTGCTCATTTTCAACAAAGGGGGCCAGGGGCGTTTGAAGCCTTCGCCGGGGATTTTCTTTGTCGCATCGATGCCTTGTTTGGTACCCATGGCGATCTCGCTGGTGGCGTGGTCGAGGACGTCGGAGGGGCCTTTAGTAAAGATGCTGTCGCGCTGGGGATCGGTGTTCGCGCAGAGGTGGAAGAGGACCTCGCTGGTGTTGTGGACGTTCACATCGGCGTCCACAACGATGATGTATTTGGTGAACATCATCTGTCCCATGCCCCAGAGGCCGTGCATGATCTTGAAGGCTTGGAGCGGGTAGGTCTTCTTGATGCTGACGACGACGAGGTTGTGGAAGACGCCTTCGGCCGGGAGCGCGATGTCCACGATCTCGGGGAAGTTCATCTTGAAGATAGGGAGGAACAATTTCACGGACGCGCCGCCCATGTAGAAGTCTTCCATGGGCGGGATGCCGACGATGGTGGCGGGATAGACGGCGTCTTTCCGGTGCGTGATGGCGGTGATGTGGAAGACGGGGTAGGGCTCGGGCAGCGTGTAGTAGCCGGTGTGATCGCCGAAGGGGCCTTCCATGCGGAGGGGTTCTTGGGGATCGATGTAGCCTTCGATAACGAAGTCGGCGTTTGCGGGAACTTCGAGGTCGTTGGTCTCGCACTTCACCAGCTCGACGGATTTTTTGCGGAGGTAACCGGCGAGGAGAAATTCATCGAGGCCATCGGGCAAGGGTGCGGTGGCGGCAAAGGGGAACATGGGATCGCCACCGAGGAAGATGCTGACGGGCATTCGGGTGCCGGTCTCGTAGTAACGTCGGCCATGGCGGGCGGCGACTTTCTGAAGCTGCCAGTGCATGCCGGTGGTTTTGTCGTCGTAGATCTGGATGCGATACATGCCGAGATTGCGCTCGCCGGTATCGGGATCGCGAGTGACGACGCAGGGCAGGGTCAGGAAACGTCCGCCATCCAAGGGCCAGCATTTCAGGATGGGGAGGTTGAGGAGGGTTTCGGGTTTCGGGTTGCTGGTTTCGGGTTTGGTGACGTCGGGAGCCTTTGGCCATTCGCTTGTGTGCGTAGCCGGCGATTCGAATTTGTGGATGACATCTTTGCAGGGGCCGGTGCTGACGGTCTTGGGCTTGGCGTGGCGGAGGTCGATGGCGAGGGAGAGGAGTTTCATGGCCTCGCGCATGCTGGTGGGAGGCTTGGCTTTCATGAGCGCGCCGAGTTCGTTGGCGACATCATCGACGCTGTTGGCGTTCATGCTCATGGCCATGCGTTTGTGCGAGCCGAGCGTGTTGATAGCGACCGGGAAGGGGCTGACGACGCCGTTCACGGTGGGCTTTTCAAACAAAAGCGCTTTGCCGCCGCCGGGTTTCTTCATCTCGCGGTCGGCGATCTCGGTGATCTCGAGTTCAGTGGCGACGGGTTCTTTGATGCGGATGAGATCACCCGCGCGGTCCAGTGCGTTTACCCAGTCGCGAAACGATTCGTAAGCCATGTTGGGGAGAGATTAACAGACAGCATGGGGGAGGGGGAAGGCTGGATAGGGAGGGGAGAACAGGCGGGGGCGCCTGTTCGACTGGTGGCAGGTGAAGGCACCTGCCCCACTACGGAAAAGCAGGGAGACTGGACAGGCGATGGCGCCTGTCCCACTACAGGGATGGCAGGCGAGGGTGTTTGCTTTGCGGTGGAAGGGAGTGTCTGGTCTTGCGAAAGGAATGGTGGCGAATACGATGGCCTGAGATGCTATGGAGCAACTCATTTTATTCCTCCTTATATTCGTATTTATCCTGAGTACAATCGTGGTGGTAGTTATCCGAGGCGGTGCATATGTGTGGCGCGTTTTGCGCAGCCCGGAGGAGACGCGTCGACTATGGGAGAAGTATCACCGCGTGATTATGGTGGGTGCGATCGTGTTCGCACTGGTTTTTATTGGCGGAGTGATGTTTGCGGCCTCTTTCGCGGGCAAGCAGGTGAAGATAGCGGAGGCTGGTCACGATTATCTGACGAAGAGATACGGGGCGCACACGAATCTCAGCATGCATTACTCGTCGAGCGATGCGAAAAAAGGCGGGACGAATTCACCAGGATCTACCCAATGGGGTTACGAGGTGGGAACGAACAGCGGTGTGTTGACGCTGGAACGGAGGGAAGATGAGCAAGTGGGCTTTTACTACGTGGTCATACGTGATGACCCGAAGCCGTGATCAGGATAGGCTACTTTTTCTGAACCTCTTCCACGCGGGCTTTCATGACGCGTTTGAAGCTGTTGTATTGCGCTTTGTCGGCCGCGTGTTGGGTGCCTTCGATGGCTTCATCGATCAGTTTCAAACCTTCCTCGGTCTTGCCAGATTCGAAGCGCACTACGGCACGGACGGCTTTGATGAGGTGAAGTTCGCTGCCGGGTGCTTTCTCGGCGGCGTCCAGTGCGGATTCGGCGAAGGTGAAGTCGCGGTTCGGCACTTTGGGATCGGCAACGGATTCAAAGGCGAGAGCGATGAGTGCTTTGGGGTTATCGGCATAGGCGACGATCAATTTTTCACCAAGAGCCTTGGCCTTCGCATCACCTTTGGCAACGAGTTGCTGGAACTCAGCGGTCAGAACGCGGGTTTCGTCACGTTTGATGGCGGTCTGCAGATCGAATTTGCCGGAGACGACTTCAGTCAGCGTTTCCTCGAGGGAATCCATAGGATGGCCGACCCAGAGGACTTTACCGTCCTTGCCGACGATGAAGGCGGTGGGGATGCCCTGCTGGCCGAAGGCTTTCATATAACCTTCGCTGGTTTGACGATTTTTATCGCAGGCCACGATGTAATCCATCTTGGTGCCCATCTCTTTGACGAAGGGGGCGACATCGGATTTCTCCTCATCACTGATGCCGATGAAGACGACGTTCTTGCCTTTAAACTTCTTTTGCAGGTCGGTGAGGTGGGGAATGCTCGTGCGGCAAGGCCCACACCAGGTGGCCCAGAACTCGACGACGTAGATGTTTTTGCCGTCGAGGACATTCACAGCGGAGCCTTTCACCCAGTCTTGAATGACTAGAGGAGCAGCCTTGTCCCCGATTTTTGCCGCCGAGAGCGGAGAAACGAGGGCGAATGCGAGCAAAATGCACAAAACAAGACGATTCATAGTAATGAGACGGTGGAAACCATCGTTTCATTCCAAAAAAAGACAAGACACAATTTACCCAGCTATTTAGTTGTCACGAAGGGCGGCGTTGTTTTTCATCGTCCGCATGACGAACGAAGAAGCGTTGAAGTTGTTCCGGCAGACGGGTGCGTTGCTGGAGGGACATTTTGTTTTGCGGAGCGGATTACACAGCCGCCAGTTTTTCCAATGCGCGCAGGCGTGCCAGGATATGCCGATCGTGGAGAAGTTCGGCAAGGCCATCGCGGACCAAGTGCGTGGGTATGGCGCGGTGACGGTGGTTTCGCCCGCGATGGGCGGATTGGTCATCGGCCAGGAAGTGGCGCGGCAACTGGGCATCCGGTTCATCTTTGTGGAGAAGGAAGAGGGCAAGCTGGTGTTGCGCCGCGGCTTCAAGATCGCGCCGGGCGAGAAGGTGCTGGTGATCGAGGACGTGGTGACAAAGGGCGGTCGCGTGCAGGAGACGATCGATATCGTGAAGGAGCATCAGGCGAACCTGCTGGGCGTGGGCGTGATGGTGGATCGCTCGAACGGCACGGTGAATTTCGGGGTGCCGTTCCATTGCCTCATCCGCCTAAACGTGGAGACGTTCGACCCGAACAATCTGCCGGCGGACTTGAAGAACTCGACGGCGGTGAAGCCGGGGAGCAAGTAAGGCTGACACGGCAAGTCGTGTTCGAGGACGAGAACGAGGACGACGACGAGCACGAACCTTGTTATGCCCAAGTGGATCAAGTTCCTCATCGCGCTGTTGTTGATCCCGTTTTGCATCGGGACGACGCAGGCGTTGTGGAGGGTGATCCAGGCGACGGGGGCTTCCAGCAACTTCTGGGTGGCTTTCTTCGCCGGGGTGTTGTGCTGGATCGTCATCTTCCTGCTGCTGCCGCGGCCTATGTGGCTGTATGTGGTGGGACACGAGATGACGCACGCCATCTGGACGTGGATATTCGGCGGGCGGGTGAAGAAGATGAAGGTGACCTCGAAGGGCGGCCACGTGATCGTCACGAAAAGCAACTTCATCATCTCACTCGCGCCGTATTTCTTCCCGTTCTACGCGTTCCTGCTGCTGATCGTGTTCGGGGCGGGGCATTTGATCTGGGGCTGGTCGAAGTATTGGGTGGTGTTTCACCTGTTGCTGGGCATCGCATATGCGTTTCACGTGACGTTGACGATCCATGTATTACAAACAGAACAATCAGATATCACGGAGCACGGGTATCTTTTTTCCATAGTGATAATATACTTGGGGAACGTGCTGTTGCCGCTGTTTTCTCTCCCGCCGCTAACGGGAAAAGTTGCGTTTGGGGAGATGATTGGCTGGTGTTTGAGGCTGACCGGAGATGTGTTTGTCAAGATTTCGCGCTTAATATGAATTACGGAGAAAAAGAAGTGGGTGAATTCAGTCTTGAAAAGAGGTGCGCACTTGGGCGAGATTCAACAACCTTCGTTAAGGTGATATGACGCTCGCTGACATTCTACAGAAAGAGCAGATCATTCCGGATCTCGCGGCCACGAACCGTTGGGAGGCGATTGATGAACTCATCAATCATCTCGTCAAGACGGGCAAAGTGCGCGCAGAGGATCGTGAAGCGATCGCCGGAGTGGTGAAGAAACGTGAGACCTCGATGAGTACCGGCATCGGTTTTGGTGTCGGTATCCCGCATGGTTCCACGGATCTTATCTATGAGGTGGTCGGAGCGTTCGGGCGGTCGAAGAAAGGCGTGAACTTCGACGCACTGGACAACCAGCCGGTCAATCTGGTGATGCTGTTCCTTGTGCCGCAAGGCCAGTTCCAGAAACACCTGCATACGCTGGCGAACATCGCCAAGCTGCTTCATAACAAGGAATTTCGCCAGGCCCTCGAAGA encodes:
- the pyrE gene encoding orotate phosphoribosyltransferase, with protein sequence MTNEEALKLFRQTGALLEGHFVLRSGLHSRQFFQCAQACQDMPIVEKFGKAIADQVRGYGAVTVVSPAMGGLVIGQEVARQLGIRFIFVEKEEGKLVLRRGFKIAPGEKVLVIEDVVTKGGRVQETIDIVKEHQANLLGVGVMVDRSNGTVNFGVPFHCLIRLNVETFDPNNLPADLKNSTAVKPGSK
- a CDS encoding redoxin domain-containing protein, whose product is MNRLVLCILLAFALVSPLSAAKIGDKAAPLVIQDWVKGSAVNVLDGKNIYVVEFWATWCGPCRTSIPHLTDLQKKFKGKNVVFIGISDEEKSDVAPFVKEMGTKMDYIVACDKNRQTSEGYMKAFGQQGIPTAFIVGKDGKVLWVGHPMDSLEETLTEVVSGKFDLQTAIKRDETRVLTAEFQQLVAKGDAKAKALGEKLIVAYADNPKALIALAFESVADPKVPNRDFTFAESALDAAEKAPGSELHLIKAVRAVVRFESGKTEEGLKLIDEAIEGTQHAADKAQYNSFKRVMKARVEEVQKK
- a CDS encoding PTS sugar transporter subunit IIA, with amino-acid sequence MTLADILQKEQIIPDLAATNRWEAIDELINHLVKTGKVRAEDREAIAGVVKKRETSMSTGIGFGVGIPHGSTDLIYEVVGAFGRSKKGVNFDALDNQPVNLVMLFLVPQGQFQKHLHTLANIAKLLHNKEFRQALEEASDSEAMMQIIGSHIAKK
- a CDS encoding UbiD family decarboxylase encodes the protein MAYESFRDWVNALDRAGDLIRIKEPVATELEITEIADREMKKPGGGKALLFEKPTVNGVVSPFPVAINTLGSHKRMAMSMNANSVDDVANELGALMKAKPPTSMREAMKLLSLAIDLRHAKPKTVSTGPCKDVIHKFESPATHTSEWPKAPDVTKPETSNPKPETLLNLPILKCWPLDGGRFLTLPCVVTRDPDTGERNLGMYRIQIYDDKTTGMHWQLQKVAARHGRRYYETGTRMPVSIFLGGDPMFPFAATAPLPDGLDEFLLAGYLRKKSVELVKCETNDLEVPANADFVIEGYIDPQEPLRMEGPFGDHTGYYTLPEPYPVFHITAITHRKDAVYPATIVGIPPMEDFYMGGASVKLFLPIFKMNFPEIVDIALPAEGVFHNLVVVSIKKTYPLQAFKIMHGLWGMGQMMFTKYIIVVDADVNVHNTSEVLFHLCANTDPQRDSIFTKGPSDVLDHATSEIAMGTKQGIDATKKIPGEGFKRPWPPLLKMSNDVKSKIDSRFNK